The following is a genomic window from Rana temporaria chromosome 7, aRanTem1.1, whole genome shotgun sequence.
CCCACAAATAAGCTTtgtttcggtggtatttgatcacctctgcggtttaaatttgttgtgctataaacaaaaaaagaccaacaattttttgctttctgctataatacatatcctaaaaaaatacaaaaaaacaaattaatttatcagtttaggccaaaatatattcttctacatatttttgttaaaaaaaaaaaaaaaaaaacaggcgtatattgattggtttgcgcaaaagttatcacatctacaaactataggatagatttagggacttttatttatttttactggtaatggcggcgatctgcgatttttagcgggactgcgacattgcgacggacaaatctggccccaaatgacactttttggggaccaatgacattattacattgatcagtgctataaaaatgtactgatcaatgtaaaaatgacactggcgggaaggggttaacactagggggcgatcaagtgtgttctctgggtgtgttctaactgtaggggggtgggctgcCAGGAACATGACAGAgaccactgttcctgatcactggaaacattagatctctgtcatgtcactagacAGTTTCCCATTCCTCCCCTCCTCACGGCAATCGCGGGTcactggcggacattgagtcACGCCCGATATCCTCCTTGCACGGATCAAAGCGCAGGTATGttgattcacgtaggagagccgacctgccaccgtatatctgtgtgagctggtcggctagtggttaaagaaaaaaagtttaaaaaaaattatgtaaaaaatcAGTTTACAATGTGtttcaaaataataaataatattgacCAAGTCATATTTTCGCTTTAAAAATCCATGCAAGGGGTTTAGAATGAGACATGTTGGCAAGAAAAAGGTGACAAAAATGGTAAGCTGTGACACTTACGTGACTTGAAGCCACCCACTCTTGGTAATGACTCTTAATGAGGCCCAGGCTTGCAATCTAATCCCGGAATTTATTAGAAGGATTGCTATATATGAAATAAGTTGTTGACTCATTGAAGCACCTATAATCTGCTCAACCTCATATTATGCTAGACTTGTGTTAATAAAATAGTATACTGTCTTATTGATATAGCAGCAATGGCTAAAAATACTCAtaacttctttaaaaaaaaatatttttgtttgtgtctTCATTGGAGAGCTCATCCCTCAGAATCTGCACCATTGACACCAGGACGATAAAAGAAAGAGAGGTTGTAGTTGTCACTGGAAATGAGCTTTTGGAGGCTTATCAGAGGGCATAAAGACTTCACAGATGTTCTAACCTCTCTACTAAACAATGTGCTTTTTTTGAGACCTCTATCCCCAGATATCTAAAAACTTCTTGTCCTAGTGACAttctgtcaccagaacaggaggtAAGAAGACATGTATTCAATGAGGAGACAGACAATAATGTATGTAACAGTGATGGGTGCTTGAGCGGCCAATCTCAAAGCACTAGCATTATCACGAGGGAGGAGGGGTTCACATGCTACCCATGGAAAGTAAGGAAGCTTTAAAAAGTAACTTTCCTtttgttaaatatttatttatttgtttaactcTGGTCAGCTATTAATGATGTAACTCCTGCACATTCATGTTGGAGTTGCATTGTTCCAGCACTCAACTCCACTGTGTaacgcagaattcagccagaaactcgatgggagccgtattctgccgagaaacccagtggtgtgtacacttttggccgaggaagccgacaaggatcttgtcgggccaaatagagaacatgttctctatttcctcgttagtcaatgaggaaacttggctcgccgagatcctcggcggcttcacaaggaactcgacaagcaaaattatgtgttttgcccatcgagttcctcggacgtgtgtacgggcctcaCATATGCTGGAAATGAGCTGTAAGTATACAGTGTACTGCACATTCTCAGATGGTAGtatacacaaaataaaataaatatgtgtatTGGCATAATAGACTTTTCATGTGAAATTCTGAATACATTTATAGTGATTTGTTCCATAtttcaaaaaaaagtgtatatttatACTCACAAAGTAAATATTATAAACTAACCTAAAATATTCACATTAAAATTCCTTTGTGTTCTTCCAGCAATATTTACAGCCTCACAAGAATACCGTCCAGTATCCTTCACTTGAGCATTTTCAATCTGTAAAACAACAGTTAGATAAATACTACCTTAGAAACACATGAATAATGTATATGCAAGGACTACTTGTCAGTGAACATCTTCAGAAGTTAACAAATTAGAACTCTATGACCTTTATGAACATGCAAACTAGCTGAGATTTATTTGCATATATCCTGAAAAGAATTTAAATGCTGACATACTATCTTTGCCTTGCCGACATGAAATGGAAATACAATTGTATGTATTGATATAGGTCAGTGTAATAGAGGAAGGTCAAAGGGCTAAAGATGACATGGGTGACAAACACGGTTTTGAGGGTTAGTTACCTAAGCTATTCAAATTATAATCAAGTCATATTTTCAGCACTAACAGTCAGTGAtagcttaaagtgtatgtaaaggtgCAGCTTTTTTGGAAAGTATATGTATGGGTtagacacaatgggggttatttactaaaggcaaatctactttgcactacaagtgcaaagtgaacttgaaattgcactgaaagtgcacttggaagtgcagtcgctgtaaatccgagggtgacatgcaatgaaaataaaaaacagcattttagcttgcacatgattggataataaaatcagcagagcttcccctcatttcagatcttcccctcagatttacagcgactgcactcccaagtgcactttcagtgcaatttcaagtgcactttgctcttgtagtttgcacttgtagtgcaaagtggatttgcctttcgtaaataacccccaatgtcaggtttttattgctgtctgtgtccccactggaaagatTTGACCATTGTCACAAAAACAGGGGGGAATTGCAGAATTTTAGAGTTGCCAGGGAGCAAGTGGTGGGGCTTAATCACCAAACACGGACAAGTGTTCTGGTGAAAGCTATCTATCACACTGTTGAGATGTTCATGTATTTCTTGTTGCCTCTCCAAGGCAGGAAATGAAAGGGAAACTTACATAGCAAGACACAGGCAGCAAACAGAAATCTAATAGGGATTGTACCCTTCCCTACAGgatctaaaattgaaaaaaaaaatgttgggtgaGTTCCTACTTCCTAGTATCATTATCAAGCCTGGACACTTTCAAACTATGGGAGAGCTTGGTTTGTGGTGTTGGAGTGTAAGTGTagccatttattttttgttaaaaagttTTTCAGACGTGGCCTCACCGAGCCTGGCACAACATGCCGGAGAAGGCTCTGATCACCATACGGTACGGACCGTACATCAACTGCTCCGGGGTGCTGCGGCGCTCACTGTCCCGGCTGGAGGGGCTGAGAGCTGTGCTTGCCTCAGATGGACATAGTGTTGCTCTAGAAGAGATACCAGATCGAAATGCTGTGGAGCTTGTGGTAAATGGAGAGACTGTATTTCAGTGCAACATCAAAGATCTTGATTTTGGAGGAGATGGACTACTGCACCCACTTTGTGAAGATGCAAGACAAGCAGTAATGAAGGCTTACTAACAAATCTATTGTATCCCCCTGTAACCTAATATTCTAGCCCTATAATAAATTTATTTACAGAAACAAATGCGCTGAATTTAACCTTACAACTGGAAATAAAAGTAAGCttttaataacaaaaataaaaagtttttcagCAATACTTCAGCTAGCCTCTTTTTCTGTGCATATCGGATTTTGATTTTGATGCATCCATCTGTGATCTGGATTCATATGTGAGGACGACGGTCTGCAGTGgattatatcaaagcattttcagaCCTTCCATTCATTTTGGGGGTTGATTGTGACAGTGAGCTGCTCTCCTATTAATCACTGGCTGTTTTTAATTTCCACTTTATCAACAAAGTGGTGGAAATAAAATTTTCATTTGAATCTTTGGTGTCTAATTATAGACTTTTTATGGACTATATTTTTCTATTAAGGATGTTTTCTATATATTCTCGTATGatatttatatgtttatattttcagaaggtttaaagtggttataaattctgaagttttttttatcttaatgcattctatgcattaagataaaaagcgttATGTCTGTAGCAGctcccctcagccccctaatacttatctgagccccgtctatccagcaatgtccaagaGTGCCTCTGCCACCcaggattctccctcctgattggccgtggcactattggctcccactgctgccaatcaaattCAGAAAGCCatttaggagagagagaggggtggagccAAACCGCAGCTtcatttctgaatgaatgcacagagctgcagctcagctcgggtgcccctatagcaatctgcttgctatgggtgcactcagcatgagggagggaccaggagcttCAGCCacggacccaagaagaggaggatctgtgctgccctgtgcaaaacgcccgcacaaagcaggtaagtatgacttgtttttttaatagaaaaaaaaacaagactttgtaATCACTTTAGTTTTCTATGCAtaataaaatatagattttttacaAATTGTTGTGGTCCAATTTGCCTTTAAAGTCTGATCTTAGAGGTTTGTTCTGTTTTCTAACTAGAGTGTAAAGATGTAGCAATAGGGAGATTTCAGTAACCTTATAGATATTGGTCTACAGTAATGCACAAAGAAAGAATCTTTCCATACAAAATATATGACATAAAACATAATATTTATGCTTTGAAAGTACAAGcttgcaaaaaaatattaaaaaggtcCTCTAAATAGGGAACCTAAATATACCATAAGTCTTCTTGTTCTAATATTGGATCTgggcagaatttaaaaaaaaaaaattctgctgcttTTGGTGGCTAATTTTCTAATAAACTCCACCTTCTAACTTTATTCATTAACTTTGGAACTAGAGGAAGGTTTATCTGTATTACCTGTCAAATGTATCCTGTCAAATATCTAGCAGACATCAATGAACAGGTACTAGCATCTAGATATAAACTATGCTTAGTGCTATTGCAGCGTTTAGTAAGCTGAGCCCTCGTGGTTTCCTGAATTTGCAAGTTAAAATCTCCAAGAGAGTAGAATGGTTGGATCAAGATTATctaatataattatataattaaaTATTATATAAGGAAATCAAATACCTCTTTGACCACTAATATGTTGGGAAATTCCTTGGTTTAACTATCCCATTGCATTCTTATGTAATATGCACAAGGGGGTTATTAATATACAGGGCAGAGCTCTTCCTGAGTATCAGAAATTAGATAAATACACAGTGGGTTTATGGTAGAATTTGCCATGTTTCTTATAGtgtatttatatacagtacatcagcTATTTTGTGGAGAGTTAAAGGAAAACATACTGCGAATATTAACTTCAATTATCCAATAATGTGAAAAGGAATTTCCTGcttaaatacccaatcatgtgcagatgcttttttttacatgattggataactGAAATTAACAgtcacacaattttttgtaattttttgtaatttttagtAAACCAGTCCAAATAACTTGTAGGTCataagtaaggatgagccgaacaccccactgttcggttcgcatcagaacttgcgaacacaccaaatgtttgtgtgaactttagaaccccgttaaagtctatgggactcgaacatttgaaatctaaagtgttaattttaaaggctaatatgcaaggtattgtcctgaaaagtgtttggggacctgggtcctgtcccaggaaacatgtatcaatgcaaaaaaagttttaaaaactgacgtttttcaggagcagtgaatttaataatgctaaaagtgaaacaataaaagtgtaatattactttaaatttcatacctaggggggtgtaaagtcagcatgtgaaaaagcgcatgtttcccgtacatagaactgtgtaatttctgaaaggaaaaaaggcatttaaaaccggctttgcggctctaatgaattgtcggctctggcaattacagagatgattcattcataaaaaataaaaataaaaaagctgggggtccccccaaattccattaacaggcccttcaggtctgatatggatattaaggggcaccccgccgtcaatttaaaaaaaaatgacgtggggttccccccaaatatccataccagacccttcaggtctggtgtggattttaaggggaactccaccccaaattaaaaaaaaatggcgtggagttcccccaaaaatccacaccagacccttatccgagcacgttaacctggccggccgcagaaaagagggggggacagagtgcggcccccccctctcctgaaccacaccaggccacatgccctcaacatggggaggatgtccccatgttgatggggacaagggcctcatccccacaacccttgcccggtggttgtgggggtctgcgggcggggggcttatcagaatctggaagacccctttaacaaaggggacccccagatcctggccccccctatgtgaattggtaatggggtacactgtacctctaccacaggtgtgaacctagcctaaaagtcATCTCTGCTTATATTTACATACTGTCTTTTTCAAATCAGGAAAGCTACATGAAGACAATCAATATAAGAGGGGGTATTCTTTATTAGGATTTCTGTATTGTGTATTATACTGGACCTGGAAAGGCAAAATCATATCAGCTGGCACTTGAGCTCCTTTACCAAGTAGAAATTTAATAACTCTCAAGTTGTAGAACTGAGCTGATgtaatgtaattgaaaaaaaattacatcctgGGACATTATCTTACCTCCAAAAACTGTCCACTCTCAGAAATGCCAAGTCCTGGTCTGTTTACCAATGGTCTCCAGTCTTTAAACCACATCAGCACAGGAGGTGGTATTGCATTGCTTTCACATTTCAGTGAAAGTTTTTGGCCCATTAGGATTGTTATATTTTGCTGTTCTCCCATTATGTTTGGTGGCACTgtgttcaacaggaaaaaaaacatgtgttaaaTTGTTTtccaacacacacatacatgtataatttatttaaaaatgttcttagTTTGGCATAGAGTACTGTAGTGAACCATTAGGATATTAGTCCCATTTATTACCCTTTCTATATTTGCCCTAGTGACCAAtatcaccaaaacaaaaaaattgatggGGAATGTAAATACCCCACAGATacagagaaaaacaaacaaaaaaaaaaagattttgtctaTAAATGCATTTTAAGGAAATATGCTAAAAAGTATGTTTAGACCCTCTGTATAATCTCAGTCTCTTCAACTTCTGTTCTCATTCAAGAAGCTGaatatcttttacatttatatctcTGGAGTTCAGTATTTGATGTTCAGCGGTATAAAGATGCTATATATTTAATGCAAGTTTCAAAAAAACACCAacacttatgccacatacacacaatcggacattccgacatcaaatccgtggattttttccaGACGGATCGttcactcaaacttgtcttgcatacacgcggtcacacaaatgttgttggaaattccgaacgtcaagtacgcggtcacgtacaacactacgacaagctgagaaaaatgaagttcaatgattccgagcctgcgtcaaattgattccaagcatgtataggatttttgtgcgtcagaattggctAGAgaggatcggaatttccaacaagaacttttgttgacggaaaattgagagccagctctcaaacatttgttgtgggaaattccgacagcaaatgtccgatggagcatacacacagtcagattttctgacaacaagctaatatcgaacatttgttgtcagaaattccgaccgtgtgtacgcggcattagaagactACACATACTGTAAAGACATTTACATtatgattatttattatttttatacagcaTTTATATATAGTGCCAACATTTTTGCGCAGCAAAATAAAGGGAGACCATACAATGACACTACAATTTAGTACAAGAGTGCTTGGGGGCTCTGCttgtgagagcttacaatctaaattcCCTCCCATATCCCTGCCCCCCCCAATCACTCCAAACCACCCCCTACTTCCTGTGTCTGTGCTCTAATTcaaggaaaaccaaaaaaaaaacatgccaaaaaaCAAGAAAGCAAAACCCTTTGTGATTGTTAAGGGAAAAGCTATGGGAAATGACTCTTAACTTCCTCCCTGGTTCTACTAGTCCCTCACATACCATACactcatgtccatccctttaaccCTCCCCCTTTCTCATAATTACGCATACAGACCCTTTATTGTCATTCTTTAACCGTGAATTTAACATCTTACTTGTGAATGTATATCTAGTGTTTTGAACatgttatgttaaaaaaaaatattacaaataaataagtgGAAGTACCACATAAAGTACATTATAATTACCAAACCATACATCAGTTATTTTCAACAGTAACTTGGATTATTATAATATCTTTTAAATATTGAtctaaaaaaaactcaccatacaCAGATAAATCAAAATCCTTTTGATGTTCTCCTGCAGCATTAACTGCCACACATGTATATTTCCCTGCATCTCCAATCCGTGTATTGGCTAGCATTAGAACTCTTCCACCTGAAAGAATCTATGACACAAGGGTTGATCAAGCAGACTGCCACCATTAATCAtatgtcacattaaatttaccctATGCTGTATGATAACAAATAAATGTTGGATGTGAATAGTTTTAAGGTAATGTACATCTTAATAGATTTTTCtacccattatttttttttttactatacccAAAGACACGCATTAACTAGTGTCATATTCACTGGAAATCTACAGAGCTTTCCTTCATATCACAGATGGAGGAAAATTACATCCAAACACTGCGCTCCAATGGCATGGCTATTCTCTATGATTTGGACAGCTAAATTAAACGTGTACATTAAAAATGTTGTGCCACTGTCAGATTCAACTAGTGCTTCTATTATGTTTTCTAAGGATTAAATTATGTGTGTCACCATACAGCAATTTTATTTTGCATGCTCATATACACTTATCACCAACTAAGCTTTTTAAGTAGATgttggggcccccagatcccgccccccatgtgaatgagtatggccatgcccattcaccaaaaaagtgtcaaaaagaaataaaaacataaac
Proteins encoded in this region:
- the LOC120945545 gene encoding UPF0728 protein C10orf53 homolog, with amino-acid sequence MPEKALITIRYGPYINCSGVLRRSLSRLEGLRAVLASDGHSVALEEIPDRNAVELVVNGETVFQCNIKDLDFGGDGLLHPLCEDARQAVMKAY